The Danio rerio strain Tuebingen ecotype United States chromosome 1, GRCz12tu, whole genome shotgun sequence genome includes a region encoding these proteins:
- the gtf3c1 gene encoding general transcription factor 3C polypeptide 1 isoform X2, with amino-acid sequence MDLLDPLAAVLDEVALEGLDGITIETLWLRLENRQEFGLTLDQLTRRFIWTSVSRDAEIRFYLLPEPRGPVTLHDRFVLVDRSTGIHEMLQTEPDDDVYPVSVVVEPDGPQGSCVFYKERKELTECVRSADLRPLLQLEEAQNRWGECLVMVASQELRYRALVGPEGNLELRLPDQSYCILERLGRARWQGELQRDLHTRVFKMDAGKMHYVRRKLDRNGLITLQSHVARLPTGAQQYSLLLLLKRFHVDRRSKYDILMEAASNILSDLPDKIGQMQKVREQLRVSERTFKRVYQYMTAAKMASVVRIPLRELDPTGGPHKTIRGTDVFVRCLKLLKPYGQKEPEEDEEEEDEEAEAKRSVAEPRVIERDMITQAYNIVVSVGTRGISQSALRGRLNIGRLEGRMVCRLLERNNMITGFMEDEGRQRTTKYISKLFVEQSKLNQQFTKEWQRSQHLRTTHLTEPEAGAAAHSQPEPHIYHNPRQRKPAKPSSSEKSPPPKKKTSERVGGAKASKKTETGKKKSQTVSHTPSTSQSQPSKHTQPVVEEVLIEKTKKAEVHETYRLLKRKNMILETVCSNKIIEGFYSLQKLLTDEEKKDGVSTKVCKKSVVRLIKTLSREGLLKLYRTIVIQDGVQKKVEFVVHPSVTPDDPLVKSAIQQIRMRMSSSASTPRVEPQKEKVKPAVQEVKQNKPPASSRASQSSIKKVSEKMGVKTLKSFRPVLVPGFGRSMGFQPKMPRLRIVHSFLWYLIYGHPNRSSVPTNLLPEPETKEEDTCADEGQFRVYANENTWKRYIPPIPLHKDFGHGWALISDVLVSLPLSILLQVVQINYEVEGLEQYLQDPVKRHYLIRFLPAEVKRQLLHRRKYVFSFHESLQRLCFMGLLHFGPTEKFMDKDQVFVYLKTKATIADTTVCEPHYHLALEGARPFERRHYQFSSAQHVENYWFDLLCVCLNSPLGVIRPRSGEGGAEGQESEVMTMERNPRMQAVLQGSCDVVDDGVTPGDGQGAGGLDSSFFGHLKRNWSWTSHLITPIKQSTDDAGAQQTVRLRNLLTKHPLPKPAVNTVEVKVSPPAVLEEQVRISSEPSSRIQQHSGGRNLKRKRQKKEKPPRKKRRVRVQRQRQAQDETDQRALLHMTRQRVAWTHTEDSLLMLCRVASNFLNRKLKRPFVPWTVVRDILHAEFDSSQDKTSLAVGRRSRYIMKNPQTCLNYRICLAEMYQDKELISRFSSRTGDYNDLQVCALEYKEFVSALRSKFSSSYGPSDVIIPDTRQQLFDRFKVYAVGDDSLQRTQDVLKKQEDIDVLVLFNLIQSTLVLTNAQMKNYRPFQTFCLYSRYREKVLSQAFQTCRSRALVNRRRPMSFHGLKKCHSLPFLPMSYQLSQHYYKFFTWRFPTTMYNEAFDLMVALYEQGRSNTPSRFSFQTEPGDQAQPENRCLSPELLQFPIDAPGGATACCLTLMTLGLLSVDVSIPQQIVVVDSSLMDNEVVKSLTKALEEEDEEEDDDRRRKLEVKPTQASHTNYLLMRGYYTHGILRSQTHNSNSTDNIMVNTCSVRLQLRETAQHTLFTADDFALSPSIRPSLPLYFTRVYHSPPVDWQSFLDKCVSVCGYGEQDLQAVVEIRDAVAEGAEFGVDRQELCERFIHLDEVEEGRSRALVQYIQDLVDGEQLVEVGALSQRLVVMEAASHWLLESECYSEETQQPLAKRGSSSDSAYVTPPPAKRRALDADFQKAGVSTDNIVNPTVAMDTVSTSMPINQTVAIDTICTETNVSQTVAVDTVSTEKAASLTITVDTVSTKSDALDTVSTKTAVSQTVTMDTVSTDTAVGQIVAMDTLSKNTGVSQAVTMDTDAETAVGVSGASDQCVSDTSRAELSEDIKKDGAAGAADQQEAGSLRFVSRPWRVVDGSLNRPVCKGMLESLLLHIMSSPALHEAQLLQHYSQVLQPTVVLELLQVLVDLGCVRKRLIVPPRRVSLFSRPQGPQLKDPAEERVSVRVRDAAVVFYEPTVDCVLRLARVFPHELNWNKWVQLCMRVCE; translated from the exons gttCGTGTTGGTGGACCGCAGCACAGGTATCCACGAGATGCTTCAGACAGAGCCGGATGATGATGTGTACCCGGTCAGTGTAGTGGTGGAGCCGGACGGGCCCCAGGGCTCCTGTGTGTTCTACAAGGAGCGTAAGGAGCTGACGGAGTGTGTGCGCAGCGCTGACCTGCGGCCCCTGCTGCAGCTGGAGGAGGCCCagaaccg gtgggGTGAGTGTCTGGTGATGGTGGCGTCTCAGGAGCTGCGGTACCGGGCGCTGGTGGGCCCCGAGGGGAACCTAGAGCTGCGGCTGCCCGACCAGAGTTACTGCATCCTGGAGAGACTCGGCAGAGCGCGCTGGCAGGGGGAGCTACAGAGGGACCTGCACACACGCGTATTcaa GATGGACGCAGGTAAGATGCACTACGTGAGGAGGAAGCTGGACCGCAACGGGCTGATCACACTGCAGTCACACGTCGCTCGCCTGCCGACAGGAGCACAACAATactcactgctgctgctgctcaaaCGCTTCCATGTGgacag gaggaGTAAGTATGATATCCTGATGGAGGCTGCGTCTAATATTCTCTCTGATCTGCCGGACAAGATTGGGCAGATGCAGAAGGTCCGCGAGCAGCTG cgagTGAGCGAGCGCACCTTCAAGCGTGTGTATCAGTACATGACCGCCGCTAAGATGGCGAGTGTGGTGAGGATCCCTCTGAGGGAGCTGGACCCCACCGGAGGACCCCATAAGACCATAAGAG GCACTGATGTGTTCGTGCGCTGCCTGAAGCTGCTGAAGCCGTACGGACAGAAGGAGCCGGAggaggacgaggaggaggaggatgaagaggcCGAGGCCAAGAGGAGTGTGGCGGAGCCGCGCGTCATCGAGAGGGACATGATCACACAGGCCTACAACAtcg TGGTGTCGGTGGGGACCAGGGGCATCTCTCAGTCAGCGCTGCGGGGACGCCTCAACATCGGCAGGCTGGAGGGGAGAATGGTGTGCAGATTACTGGAGCGCAACAACATGATCACG GGCTTCATGGAGGACGAGGGCCGGCAGAGGACCACCAAATACATCAGCAAGCTGTTTGTGGAGCAGAGTAAACTCAACCAGCAGTTCACTAAAGAGTGGCAGCGCAGCCAACACCTGCGCACCACACACCTGACCGAGCCCGAAGCCGGAGCCGCAGCCCACAGCCAGCCGGAGCCGCACATTTACCACAATCCCCGGCAGCGCAAACCAGCCAAGCCCAGCTCCAGTGAAAAGTCCCCGCCCCCCAAGA AGAAGACCTCTGAGcgagtgggtggagctaaagcCTCTAAGAAGACTGAGACTGGAAAGAAGAAATCACAGACTGTTAGCCACACCCCCAGCACCAGCCAATCACAGCCCTCCAAGCACACGCAGCCAGTGGTCGAGGAGGTGCTGATAGAG AAGACGAAGAAGGCAGAGGTTCACGAGACATATCGCCTGCTGAAGCGCAAGAACATGATTCTAGAGACCGTTTGCTCCAACAAGATCATCGAGGGCTTTTACTC GCTGCAGAAGCTGCTGACGGACGAGGAGAAGAAGGACGGTGTGAGCACTAAAGTGTGTAAGAAGAGTGTGGTGAGGCTGATCAAAACACTGTCCAGAGAGGGCCTGCTGAAGCTCTACAGGACCATCGTCATACAGGATGGAGTGCAGAAGaag GTGGAGTTTGTGGTTCATCCCTCTGTTACGCCTGATGATCCGCTGGTCAAGAGTGCAATACAGCAGATCCGCATGCGCATGTCCAGCTCAGCCTCCACACCCCG TGTGGAACCACAGAAGGAGAAGGTAAAGCCTGCTGTCCAAGAGGTGAAGCAGAATAAGCCACCGGCATCCTCACGCGCTTCTCAGAGCAGCATAAAGAAGGTTTCTGAGAAGATGGGCGTCAAAACACTGAAGTCCTTCAGACCCGTCCTAG TTCCAGGATTCGGTCGCTCCATGGGTTTCCAGCCAAAGATGCCTCGTCTGCGGATCGTCCACTCTTTTCTGTGGTACCTGATTTACGGACACCCCAACAGAAGCTCCGTCCCCACCAACCTCCTACCTGAGCCAGAAACCAAAGAAGAAGACACCTGCGCTGATGAGGGCCAGTTTAGGG tgtaTGCAAACGAGAACACCTGGAAGCGGTACATCCCCCCGATCCCACTGCACAAGGACTTCGGGCACGGCTGGGCGCTCATCAGTGATGTGCTGGTGTCACTGCCGCTCAGCATCCTGTTGCAGGTCGTCCAGATCAACTatgag GTTGAGGGTTTGGAGCAGTACCTGCAGGACCCAGTGAAGCGGCATTATCTGATCCGATTCCTGCCTGCCGAGGTGAAGAGACAGCTGCTGCACaggag GAAGTACGTCTTCAGTTTTCACGAGAGTCTGCAGCGGCTCTGCTTCATGGGTTTGCTGCACTTCGGCCCCACTGAGAAGTTCATGGACAAAGATCAG GTGTTTGTGTACCTGAAGACCAAGGCCACGATCGCGGACACCACGGTGTGTGAGCCGCACTACCACCTGGCACTGGAGGGCGCGCGGCCCTTCGAGAGGCGACACTACCAGTTCAGCAGCGCACAGCACGTGGAGAACTACTGGTTTgacctgctgtgtgtgtgtctcaacTCACCGCTag GTGTAATCCGGCCGCGCTCAGGTGAAGGCGGGGCTGAGGGCCAGGAGTCTGAAGTCATGACAATGGAGCGCAACCCCAGGATGCAGGCCGTCCTGCA GGGCAGTTGTGATGTGGTGGATGATGGCGTAACCCCCGGTGACGGGCAGGGCGCAGGAGGTCTGGACTCATCCTTCTTCGGCCACCTGAAGCGCAACTGGAGCTGGACGAGTCACCTGATCACACCAATCAAAcag AGCACTGATGACGCAGGAGCTCAACAGACTGTCAGACTGAGGAACCTGCTGACCAAACACCCACTGCCCAAACCTGCTGTAAacacag tGGAAGTAAAGGTGTCGCCCCCTGCTGTGCTGGAGGAGCAGGTGCGCATAAGTTCAGAGCCGTCCAGCAGGATCCAGCAGCATAGCGGAGGACGAAACCTGAAGCGCAAGAGGCAGAAGAAGGAGAAACCACCACGCAAGAAGAggagag tgcgcGTGCAGAGGCAGAGACAGGCTCAGGATGAGACAGATCAGCGTGCGCTGCTACACATGACCAGACAGAGAGTGGCCTGGACACACACCGAGGACAGCCTGCTGATGCTGTGCCGCGTCGCCAGCAACTTCCTCAACCGAAAG ctgaaGAGGCCGTTCGTGCCCTGGACAGTGGTGCGTGACATTCTGCACGCTGAGTTTGACTCGTCTCAGGATAAGACCTCTCTGGCTGTCGGCCGCCGCTCACGCTACATCATGAAGAACCCACAGACCTGCCTCAactacag GATCTGTCTGGCTGAGATGTACCAGGATAAAGAGCTGATCTCCAGATTCAGCAGCCGCACTGGAGACTACAACGATCTCCAG gtgtgtgctTTGGAGTATAAGGAGTTTGTCAGCGCTCTGAGGTCAAAGTTCAGCTCCAGTTACGGCCCCAGTGATGTCATCATCCCAGACACCCGACAGCAGCTCTTCGACAG GTTTAAGGTGTACGCTGTAGGAGACGATTCACTCCAGCGCACTCAAGACGTCTtgaagaa gcaGGAGGACATTGATGTTTTGGTGCTGTTTAATTTAATTCAGAGCACACTGGTGCTGACCAACGCTCAGATGAAGAACTACAGACCCttccag aCATTCTGCCTGTACTCGCGCTACAGAGAGAAGGTGTTGTCTCAGGCGTTTCAGACGTGTCGCAGTCGTGCGCTGGTGAACCGCCGCCGACCGATGTCCTTCCACGGCCTGAAGAAGTGCCACTCGCTGCCCTTCCTACCCATGTCCTACCAGCTCTCACAGCACTACTACAA GTTCTTCACTTGGCGTTTCCCCACCACCATGTACAATGAGGCATTTGACCTGATGGTGGCGCTGTACGAGCAAGGTAGAAGCAACACACCGAGCCGCTTCTCCTTCCAGACCGAGCCCGGAGACCAGGCTCAGCCGGAGAACAGGTGTCTCTCGCCGGAGCTGCTGCAGTTCCCCATAGATGCTCCAGGGGGCGCCACGGCCTGCTGCCTGACCCTCATGACCCTCGGCTTACTGTCTGTGGACGTCAGCATCCCACAGCAGATCGTGGTGGTGGACAGCAGCCTGATGGACAACGAGGTGGTCAAGAG cctcACTAAAGCTCTGGAGGAGGAAGATGAAGAGGAAGATGATGACAGGAGGAGAAAGCTGGAGGTCAAACCCACTCAGGCGTCTCACACTAATTACCTGCTGATGAGGGGATACTACACACACGGCATCCTGCGCTCGCAAACACACAACTCCAACAGCACAGATAACATCATGGTCAACACCTGCAGCGTACGCCTGCAGCTGAGGGAAACGGCCCAACACACACTCTTCACTGCAgatg ACTTCGCTCTCTCTCCGTCCATTCGTCCGTCTCTGCCACTCTACTTCACGCGCGTGTATCACTCACCACCTGTTGACTGGCAGTCGTTCCTGgacaagtgtgtgagtgtgtgtggatatggAGAGCAGGACCTCCAGGCTGTGGTGGAGATCAGGGATGCGGTGGCAGAGGGGGCGGAGTTTGGCGTTGACAGACAGGAGCTGTGTGAGCGCTTCATACACCTGGATGAGGTGGAGGAGGGGCGGAGCCGAGCACTGGTGCAATACATTCAG gatctGGTGGACGGGGAGCAGCTGGTGGAGGTGGGCGCTCTCTCTCAGAGGCTGGTGGTTATGGAGGCTGCATCTCATTGGCTGTTGGAAAGCGAGTGCTACAGTGAAGAGACACAGCAGCCATTAGCAAAGAGAGGCTCCAGCTCTGACTCTGCCTACGTCACACCTCCACCTGCCAAAAGGCGGGCCTTGGATGCTGATTTCCAGAAAGCTGGAGTCTCAACAGACAACATTGTCAATCCGACTGTCGCCATGGATACAGTCTCCACCAGCATGCCTATTAATCAGACTGTTGCCATAGATACCATCTGCACAGAGACAAATGTCAGTCAGACTGTCGCCGTGGATACAGTCTCCACAGAGAAAGCAGCCAGCCTAACTATTACAGTGGATACCGTCTCCACAAAGAGTGATGCCTTGGATACAGTCTCAACAAAAACAGCTGTCAGTCAGACTGTCACCATGGATACTGTGTCCACGGACACAGCTGTCGGTCAGATTGTTGCCATGGATACCCTCTCCAAGAACACTGGTGTCAGTCAGGCTGTTACCATGGATACTGATGCTGAGACTGCCGTTGGTGTTTCCGGAGCCTCAGATCAGTGTGTTTCAGACACCAGCAGGGCGGAGCTTTCTGAAGATATAaagaaag ATGGAGCTGCTGGAGCTGCTGATCAGCAGGAGGC CGGGTCGCTGCGGTTCGTGAGCCGGCCGTGGCGTGTGGTGGACGGATCTCTGAACCGGCCGGTGTGTAAAGGCATGCTGGAGTCTCTGCTGCTGCACATCATGAGCAGCCCAGCCCTGCACGAGGCCCAGCTGCTGCAGCACTACAGTCAGGTCCTGCAGCCCACCGTGGTGCTGGAGctgctgcag gtgctCGTGGATCTGGGGTGTGTAAGGAAGCGTTTGATCGTGCCGCCGCGGCGAGTGTCTCTGTTCTCTCGGCCCCAGGGCCCACAGCTGAAGGACCCGGCGGAGGagcgtgtgagtgtgcgtgtgcgtgATGCAGCCGTGGTCTTCTACGAGCCGACGGTGGACTGTGTGTTACGGCTCGCACGAGTGTTTCCACACGAGCTCAACTGGAACAAATGGGTGCagctgtgtatgcgtgtgtgtgagtga